Part of the Imperialibacter roseus genome, GTACAGAGGTGGTGATGTAGTTCCCTGGCAGCTGACTCACCCGAACGCCAGCAGGCTTTTTTATCACCGAGAGGCGGAAAAGCTTCAGCACCTCCAGCCGGTAAATTCTTCGGGCTCGCTGTAAACCAACGCTTTCGATGTTCTCCTCAAAAGCCTCTTCCAGGTCTCCCTGGAGCTCTTCAAATAGCTCTTCCCGACAAAACCATTGCAGCAGCCGGAACCAAAATTTAGGTAAATGCGGATGGCTCATAGCAGTTGTGTTGAAGGGACAAGGCTCCACATTTCGTCTCTGAGGGTTTTCATTTCTCTGAGGCTGGCTTTGCCACTCACGGTGAGTGCATAGTAGCGCTTGCGCCGACCGCCACGTTCTTGTGTAGCACCACCGTAGTGCGAGGTGACAAAACCCTTTTCGCTCAACCTTGTTAGGGCGGTGTGGAGAGCCCCCCGGCTTAAACGCCTGTTGAGTCTTTCACTGATGTCCTGCTGGATTTTTAGCCCGTAGGCATCTTCATCTAGTATCAGTATCGAAAGCAGAATAACTTCTTGCAATTCACCTAGTTGAGCTCCTTTCATCGTATTAGTGTCGTAATTGAAGACCTAATATAAAATTTATTTGTTTCTTAAATGAAGACATGACAGAATTTTACAATTGAAAATCACTTTTGCCGCTTTATAAGATCAAAATTTTAAAACTGATCCCAAATAGGCTATTTTGAAACCATGAAAAAAGTCTTCGGATTTATACTCACCATTGGAATTGGTCTTTTGAGTGTGGCTATCCTGTACATGGCTACAACTCAGTACTTGTTGGAAGGGGAGACCCTATATGACTATGGCTTATTTATAAAAGCCAATGTTATCGGAGAATCTCATATAGATGTTCGGCGAAGAGGTGCGTCCGACAGGATGCAGGACTTTGTGGAAATCACACCCATCATTGCATTTGAACACCCACAGGGCATCTTTGTTGACACTGCCCGACAATTTACCCGCATCATTCTTAAAGGAGCAATTGACGACCCGGAGGAAGTCCAAACCGGAGACACGGTTAATCTGCTTGTTAGCCCATATGAACCAAAGGCGTATATTGTAGAAGGGGAGGCAGACCCCAATAATTGGATAGGTTTCTTTATTTGGGCTGGTATAGGCGCAGCCCTTATGTTTTGGTTTTACAGGAGGTTCAAAAGCCACTTTCCCAAAGATGCTGAAACGAGACAGCTTTGACAGTAAATAATTTTTAACTAAAAAATTAGTTTGTAATCAACTATATTTTTAGTTTTGAAGCGCTGCCACCGTGCCTCGTCATATATGAATAGATTCCCGGCTCTGCTTTTTCTGCTATTTGCCCTTAGTTCATGCAATCGAACGCTGCTGACAAACAATACACCTCGATGCAAGTTTCGGCTTACGCAACAAGCACTATTGCTCACCGGCAAACGGTGGCAGGAGGTAAGCATAGAGGCGAGGAGATTATCCGCCGGTGCAATGCCAACCACAAAAGATTTCAAAGATGTTACCGGCCAGTTCAGTCCTTCTGATCTTGACGACGTGGCCATCTTTGACGAGAAGGGCGCCTATGTCTTCGACGAGGGGGCAGTAAAAGCCAGGCCCGAAAGCCCACAAGTATATGAGAAAGGAACCTGGTGCATTTGCAAAGGAGGGAACCAACTCATTCTAACCAATGGCCCGGCTATCACTGTGTACGACATCATTCGATTGGAGGAGAATTCATTGATCCTCCAACTGCACCGAACCAAAGAAGAAGTGGCTGATACTTACCTGTTGACGTATCAGCCATTCTGAGAAACCAAATTCACTTATAACTCATCGTGTAGCACCTT contains:
- a CDS encoding PadR family transcriptional regulator; this encodes MKGAQLGELQEVILLSILILDEDAYGLKIQQDISERLNRRLSRGALHTALTRLSEKGFVTSHYGGATQERGGRRKRYYALTVSGKASLREMKTLRDEMWSLVPSTQLL